One stretch of Armigeres subalbatus isolate Guangzhou_Male chromosome 2, GZ_Asu_2, whole genome shotgun sequence DNA includes these proteins:
- the LOC134217705 gene encoding NEDD4 family-interacting protein 1 — MPPANNNNDDLPPPKADFSAPPPYEATDNNPHDQYAQPNHQEMTTKLPTYEEVQMEKMINHELPIPPGALPPPPPSITGLPLGPVGRATGGPNGGPAMTFIAIDADGENINADNSLLGTDIIFVTAFLVAFLFNWIGFLMLTCFCHTIAARYGALSGFGLSLAKWTLIVKHSTDFASHENSWLWWLIMAFGFLICVRALVQYISIKRTWRLLSTSAQERLLFFY; from the coding sequence ATGCCACCGGCCAATAACAACAACGATGATTTACCCCCGCCCAAGGCGGACTTCAGTGCGCCTCCACCGTACGAGGCCACAGATAACAACCCTCACGATCAGTATGCTCAGCCGAATCATCAAGAAATGACCACCAAGCTACCGACGTACGAAGAAGTGCAGATGGAGAAGATGATTAACCACGAGCTGCCCATTCCGCCAGGGGCGCTACCTCCTCCACCACCTAGCATTACCGGACTTCCCCTGGGACCGGTCGGCCGAGCCACAGGTGGTCCTAACGGTGGTCCCGCTATGACATTCATTGCCATAGACGCAGATGGAGAGAACATCAACGCCGACAATAGTCTCTTGGGGACCGACATTATATTCGTAACTGCATTTCTGGTAGCGTTCCTATTCAACTGGATCGGTTTTCTGATGCTGACTTGCTTCTGTCACACGATTGCCGCACGTTATGGTGCCCTGTCAGGGTTCGGCTTGTCGTTGGCCAAATGGACGCTCATAGTGAAGCACTCTACCGATTTCGCTTCTCATGAAAATTCCTGGCTTTGGTGGCTCATCATGGCTTTTGGGTTCCTGATTTGCGTTCGAGCCCTTGTCCAGTACATCAGCATCAAGCGAACGTGGCGACTACTCTCAACATCAGCACAGGAGCGATTGCTGTTCTTCTACTGA